The genomic region AGTCGCCGACCTGTACGCCCATCTTCTCGAAGGGCTGGCTGACGGTGGCGATCATCAGACTGTCCGGCTTGCAGACTTCTTCGACCGCTTGCGGATGTCCGTCGATGCCGATGACCTTGACGTTTTTCAGGCCCGCAGCGGTCAGCGCGTTGATAGCAGCCTGTGCCGGCTCGTCCCACGGCGCCCAGACGGCATTGATCTGATCGCCGAAGCGGGCTGCGTAATCCTGCATCGTCGATGTCGTGTCTTCGAAGAAGGCGGTGTAGTCGATATTGTGTTCGGCCAGAACCTTGATGTCGGGATATTCCTTGAGGATGGTCTCCATCACGTCGCCGCGCTTGCGCGTTCCGTGATGCTCGGCCATGCGCAGGAAAATGATGTTGCCCTTGCCGCCCAGCTCATTGAGAAGGTACGGAGACACGCTTGAGGACATGGCCCAGTTGTTGGTAGTGATATCGACCATCACACCGGTGATATAACCGCTATCGACTGTAAAGACCGGGATCTTGGCGGCAATGGCCGCATCCAGGGCTGCCCGCGATGCGCGCAGATCGGCCATGGTGATGACGATGGCGTCCACGCCACGCGAGGCCGCGTCCTGCAGGTTTGACGCCGTCCGCTCGCCCGATCCGCCGCTGTCGAGCAGGCTGATCTTCCAGTCCTTGCCCTTTTCCTTCAGCCAGCCGTCGAAACCGGCCTTCACCCGCTGCTCTGACTGCGCCGCAGCGTTGGCATGGACCCATGCGATGTCCATGGCGCTCGCACTGGCAGCGCCCATAAGAATTGTCATAGCGGTGGCCGCAGCCATCCGCTTCAGGAATTTGGTCATTGCGTTCTCCTCCGCATACGGGTCGTCCACATTGACCCGCTTCACAATTCGCGGTCATTAACAGCGAATGACATGATGTAATTTGACTTAGTTACAAATGTCAAACAAAAATACATTTGTAATTTGGGAGGAAGCATGTCCGATACAGAAGAAGCCCTGATGGTGCGCGCCGCATGGTTTTATTATGTTGGTGGCCTCAACCAGGAGCAGACAGCCACACGGCTCGGGGTCACGCGCGCGCGTGTCAACAAAATGCTCTCGGAAGCCCGCGACAGCGGATTGGTCAGCATTTCCATCGACCATCAGCGCGTTGGCATGCTGCCGGTCGAGGACCTTCTGCGGGAGCGCTTCCGGCTTGATTTCTGCATTTCCACACCGGCCTTCGGCTTCAAGGAAGCCAAGGATGTGGAGATCGAGGTGCGAAAGCAGATCGCCTTCCGGGCGGTCGGCGTTGCCGCTGCCAACCATTTGAAATCGCTTCTATCAGAAAGCGAATCGGTGACCATCGGCACCGGATGGGGTCGCACCATCGAGCAAATGACGCTGCAGCTTGCTGGCGTTCGCGCGCCCCATGCCCGCTTCATTTCCATCATGGGGTCGCTGACCGCAAACAGCGCTTACAATCCGTTTGAGGTGGTACATGCGCTGGCACGGCGAACGGGTGGCGAGGGTTTTTTTCTGCCGGTCCCGTTCATTGCGGATACGATCGAAGACAGAATGGTCCTTTTGTCGCAACGCTCAGTCGTCAAAGCGCTGGAGATCGCCCGCTCGGCAGCGGTGTGCTTCATCAGCGCAGGTGAACTGACGGAGACCTCTCTGTTGCGCCGTCAAGGCATGATCTCGCGCGCCGAACTGGAAAGCCTCAGACGATGTGGGGCAGTCGGTGACACCAACGGAATTTTCTTCGACAGCGAAGGAAAGCAGGTTGACCACGATCTCAACAGAAGAACGATTGCCCTCGGCTTCGACGAACTGATGAAGATTCCCGTGATCCTGCTGATCGCTGGACAGGAGAAATCAGCTGCAGCAAGAGGGCTGCTGAAGAGCGGTGTCGTCAACGGGCTTGTTATCGACGGAGACGCCGCCGAGGCTCTTGTTGCCCTTGGTTAAGGTGTCGGAACGCCATCATGGCAACTGCCAGGCGAATGGTCGTCTATCAGTCTAGCCTTAATGCCTCGCCGGTGCTTTTCAGGAAGAAATGCATCTTTTCCGGATCAATCGGGACATCGATCATGTCTTCGGGCCTGACCCGGGATGCGGCGTGGATCTGAGCGGTAAAGGCACTCGCACCAGCTTTCCCGATGGCAAGTGTGTGAGGGCCGAGAGGTTCGATGTCCGCGACGTGCACGCGAATCGTCGGAAAGGCCGGGTCCGCAGTCATCGTATGCTCCGGCCGAATACCGAGAACGACTGCCTGGCCAATACCCGCCGAGAGATGCTTCACCATGCGCGCGGGAACGGTAATGGCTACATCGCCGTCCGCCCGGAAAACAACGCCGCCGCCGTCAGCCTCCAGCCTCCCTTCGACAAAATTCATACTGGGGGCGCCGATGAAGGCCGCGACGAAGAGATTTTTGGGAGACTCATACAGCGTGATCGGATCGGCCGCCTGCTCGATGCGTCCCTGGTTCATGACCACGACGCGATCGGCCATGGTCATCGCTTCCACCTGGTCATGAGTGACATAGACTATTGTCGTCTGCAGACGACGATGCAGCAGTTTGATCTCGGTGCGCATCTCGATACGCAGCTTGGCGTCCAGATTGGACAGAGGCTCGTCGAACAGAAAGACATCCGGCTGACGCACGATGGCCCGGCCGATGGCGACGCGCTGACGTTGACCGCCCGAAAGCGCGCTCGGTTTGCGGTTGAGATAGGCACCGAGATTGAGAATGCGTGCGGCATTCGCAACTGCGGCATTGATGTCCTCCTTTGGCGTTCCACGCACCTTCATGCCGTAGCCGATGTTTTCGGCAACTGTCATATGTGGATAGAGCGCATAATTCTGAAACACCATCGAGCAATTGCGCAGACCTGGACGCAACGTCGTAACGTCCCGCTCGCCGATGCGGATTTCTCCGGATGTCGCCTGTTCTAGCCCCGCAATCATCCGCAGCGTGGTTGTCTTACCGCAGCCGGAAGGCCCGACGAGAACCACGAATTCCTTGTCGGCAATCACCAGATCGAGCGGAGGAATGACCGCTACGCTGCCAAAAGACTTGGTGACCTGATCCAAACGCACCTGCGACATGCTGTAACCTTTTCATGAGAACTCCATCGCCTGCCCTAAGCGGTGATGGTTCTTTCTTCCTTCCACGATGTCTGATCCCATCCCGGCACCGCGGGGATGGGATTTATTGGGGACGCCTACTTCGCAGGAAGGCCCATCGACGAGCGATAGGCTGCCAATTGCTTGTCACGACCAAACTCGTCCGTCAGCTTGTTCCATCCGTCTGCCACGGTATCGAGCGCCTGCTGCGGCGTCACTTCTCCAGCTAACGCCTTGGAAAGCTCGATCTCGAGAATTTCCGTATAGGAGAAGTAGCCCGGCAGGCGCATGTCGAGTGCCGTGTTTTTGGCGGTCACCGCGTCCTTCTGGCTTCCAAGATATTCCTTGGCCTCACGCTCGGAAAAGATCTTCGACCACAACGCCGTATTTGTCGTGTGCGACAGACGGTACGGGTTGACGCCTGTGCCGCCGGTGATGGCCGCCTGACCGGAAACCGCCGGGCTCGTCAGGAACTGGATATAGTTCCAAGCGGCCTCCTGGTTCTTGGAAGACGACGGTACGGCTGCCTGCCAACCGCCGAAGGCCATGAAGGAAGTCTGGACGACCTCGGGCTGCTTGTCCCACTTTTTGGTCTTGTAGTTCCAGATCTCGTCGGATC from Rhizobium sp. CIAT894 harbors:
- a CDS encoding substrate-binding domain-containing protein; this encodes MTKFLKRMAAATAMTILMGAASASAMDIAWVHANAAAQSEQRVKAGFDGWLKEKGKDWKISLLDSGGSGERTASNLQDAASRGVDAIVITMADLRASRAALDAAIAAKIPVFTVDSGYITGVMVDITTNNWAMSSSVSPYLLNELGGKGNIIFLRMAEHHGTRKRGDVMETILKEYPDIKVLAEHNIDYTAFFEDTTSTMQDYAARFGDQINAVWAPWDEPAQAAINALTAAGLKNVKVIGIDGHPQAVEEVCKPDSLMIATVSQPFEKMGVQVGDWIEAIVEKKEDPAKVIPSKTVYLDAPLVTNQNCKDFLPK
- a CDS encoding sugar-binding domain-containing protein; its protein translation is MSDTEEALMVRAAWFYYVGGLNQEQTATRLGVTRARVNKMLSEARDSGLVSISIDHQRVGMLPVEDLLRERFRLDFCISTPAFGFKEAKDVEIEVRKQIAFRAVGVAAANHLKSLLSESESVTIGTGWGRTIEQMTLQLAGVRAPHARFISIMGSLTANSAYNPFEVVHALARRTGGEGFFLPVPFIADTIEDRMVLLSQRSVVKALEIARSAAVCFISAGELTETSLLRRQGMISRAELESLRRCGAVGDTNGIFFDSEGKQVDHDLNRRTIALGFDELMKIPVILLIAGQEKSAAARGLLKSGVVNGLVIDGDAAEALVALG
- the ugpC gene encoding sn-glycerol-3-phosphate ABC transporter ATP-binding protein UgpC — encoded protein: MSQVRLDQVTKSFGSVAVIPPLDLVIADKEFVVLVGPSGCGKTTTLRMIAGLEQATSGEIRIGERDVTTLRPGLRNCSMVFQNYALYPHMTVAENIGYGMKVRGTPKEDINAAVANAARILNLGAYLNRKPSALSGGQRQRVAIGRAIVRQPDVFLFDEPLSNLDAKLRIEMRTEIKLLHRRLQTTIVYVTHDQVEAMTMADRVVVMNQGRIEQAADPITLYESPKNLFVAAFIGAPSMNFVEGRLEADGGGVVFRADGDVAITVPARMVKHLSAGIGQAVVLGIRPEHTMTADPAFPTIRVHVADIEPLGPHTLAIGKAGASAFTAQIHAASRVRPEDMIDVPIDPEKMHFFLKSTGEALRLD